The Sphaerisporangium siamense genome includes the window TACCGGGCCGTGGACATCCTGCTCGTGGACGACATCCAGTTCCTGGAGGGCAAGGAGCAGACGCAGGAGGAGTTCTTCCACACCTTCAACACCCTCCACAACGCCAACAAGCAGATCGTGATCTCCAGCGACCGCGCGCCCAAGCAGCTCGTCACCCTGGAGGACCGTCTGCGCAACCGGTTCGAGTGGGGGCTCATCACGGACGTGCAGCCGCCCGAGCTGGAGACGCGCATCGCGATCCTGCGCAAGAAGGCGATCCAGGAAGGGCTCGCCGCCCCTGGTGACGTGCTCGAATACATCGCGAGCAAGATCTCGACCAACATCCGCGAGCTGGAGGGCGCGCTGATCCGCGTCACGGCGTTCGCCAGCCTGAACCGCCAGTCCGTCGATCTGCAGCTCGCCGAGGTCGTGCTGAAGGACCTCATCACCGAGGACTCCAGCACCGAGATCACCATCGCCACGATCATGGCGCAGACCGCGGCGTACTTCGGGTTGTCCATCGACGACCTGTGCGGAAGCTCGCGCTCGCGCGTACTGGTCACCGCACGCCAGATCGCCATGTACCTGGCCCGCGAGCTCACCGACCTCTCGCTTCCCAAGATCGGCCAGCAGTTCGGCGGGCGGGACCACACCACCGTCATGCACGCGGAACGCAAGATCAGGTCGCTGATGGCGGAGCGCAGGTCGATGTACAACCAGGTCACAGAGCTGACGAACCGCATCAAACAGAACAGCCGCAGCGCCTGATGATCCACAGCCTGTGGATAACCCTGTGGATCAGGGCACAGTGTCAGTGAATACGGCGAAACCGGCGCCAGGGACGCGAACAAGCAAGCGATCGGCCGAGGAAACGGACATCAGAGCCTGGGGAAAACTCTGGGGACATCCTGGGGAAGACCTGGGGACTACCGGTGGAAGACTTGTGGACGCCCTGTGGGAAGCGCCGCGGCACCCTCCGAAGCTGGAGCCCTACCCCGTGGATAACCGGTGGAAACCTCGTGGATATCTCGTGGATGAAGACCCCCGAATCTGGGGACGGCCTGTGCGTAACCTTCCGTCATCCCCAGGCCGGGCCGCGATACCCACCGGTCATCCCCAGGCCCGGTGGACAACTAAGGGCCTCTGAGCTGGGAAGACACTAGACTTCCACAGTATCCACGGCCCCTAATGAGATGACCTGTATCTCTCTCTACTTAGAACTCAAGACCCATAGAAGGGTTCCGGCGGTGCTCCGGCGCGCGAGGGTGAAAACTTGCACCGACGGCGCGGAGCGCCCGGGCCGGGAGGAAGCTCCCCGCCGGCGCCCAGCTACCGACAGGCTCACAGCCCATCAACAGGAGGCGGATCCACGTGATGTTCCGGGTCGACCGAGACGTGCTCGCAGAGGCTGTGGCGTGGACCGCCCGCAGCCTGCCCGCGAGGCCGTCCGTGCCGGTGCTCGCCGGCATGCGGCTTGAGGTCACAGAAAAGCAGCAGCAGCTCAAGCTCTCCGGGTTCGACTACGAGGTGTCCGCCGAGGTGACCCTGGAGTTGCAGACCGGAGACCCCGGTGTGGTGCTCGTCTCCGGCCGTCTCCTGGCCGAGATCACCCGTGCCCTTCCCGCACAGCCTGTGGATTTCGTGGTGGAAGGCGCGAAAGCGGTGGTCACCTGCGGCAGTGCGAGATTCACACTGTTGACGATGCCTGTGGAGGACTATCCCTCCCTGCCCGCGATGCCCCCCGCGGCGGGCCGCGTCGGCAGCGACGTGTTCTCCTCCGCCGTCGCCCAGGTCGCCGTCGCCGCCGGCAAGGACGACACCCTGCCCATGCTCACCGGCGTCCGCATGGAGATCGAGGGCGACACGGTCACCCTCGCCGCGACCGACCGCTACCGTCTCGCCGTGCGCGAGCTCAAGTGGCAGCCCGACCAGGCCGACTTCTCGGCGATCGCCATGATCCCGGGCCGCACCCTCGCCGACACCGCCAAGTCGCTCACCACCGGCGCCGAGGTCGAGATCGCGCTCAGCTCCACCGGCGGCACCGGCGAGGGCATGATCGGCTTCTCCAGCGCCGGCCGCCGCACCACCACCCGCCTGCTGGACCCGGAGTTCCCCAAGTACCGCTCCCTGCTGCCCACCGAGTTCTCCGCCCACGCCGACCTGGCGACGTCGGCGTTCGTCGAGGCCGTCAAGCGCGTCGCGCTGGTCGCCGAGCGCAACACCCCGGTGCGGCTGGCCTTCCACGGCGGCGAGGTCGTGCTGGAGGCCGGCAGCGGCGACGAGGCCCAGGCGGTCGAGGTGCTGCCGGTCGACTTCGACGGCGACGAGATCAACATCGCCTTCAACCACCAGTTCCTGCTGGAGGGCCTCGGCGCGATCGACTCCGACGTCGCCCGGCTGCAGTTCACCACGTCCACCAAGCCGGCGATCCTGACGGGAAAGCCTGTGGACGACGGGATGACACCCGACTACCGCTACCTCATCATGCCCATCCGCCTCTCCAGCTAGGATCCCGGTCGCTCGCCCGATTGGGCGGGGAACGGCCGGGTACGGCGCGGACGGGCGTCGTGAATGAGAAAGACCTTCATCGAGGGGTGTGGCTGATATGCAGATCGGCATGATCGGGCTCGGCAAGATGGGCGGCAACATGGCCGAGCGGCTGCGGCGCGCCGGTCATGACGTGGTCGGGTACGACCGCGACCCCAAGGTCAGCGACGTCGGCGGCCTGAGCGAGCTCGTCGAGCGCCTGAACACCCCTCGGGCGGTCTGGGTGATGGTCCCCGCGGGCGACCCGACCAGGGCGACGCTCCGTGAGCTGGGCGAGCTGCTCTCGCCCGGCGACGTCGTCGTCGACGGAGGCAACTCCCACTACCTCGACGACCAGAAGCACGCCGAGGAGCTGGCCGCCAAGGGCATCTCGTTCGTGGACGTCGGCGTCAGCGGCGGCGTGTGGGGCCTGCGCAACGGCTACGCCCTCATGGTCGGCGGCGAGGCGGACGCCGTCACCATGCTGATGCCGGTCTTCGAGGCGCTCAAGCCCGAGGGCGAGGACGGCTTCGTCCACGCCGGCAAGGTCGGCGCGGGGCATTTCGCCAAGATGGTCCACAACGGCATCGAGTACGGCGTCATGCAGGCGTTCGCCGAGGGCTGGGAGCTGCTGGAGGCCACGGACCTCGTCACCGACGTCCCCGCCACCTTCAAGAGCTGGCGCACCGGCACGGTGATCCGCTCGTGGCTGCTCGACCTGCTGGTCCGCGCCCTGGAGGAGGACGCCGACCTGTCGGAGCTGAAGGGCTACGCCGCGGACTCCGGGGAGGGCCGCTGGACGGTCCAGGCCGCCGTCGACCACGCCGTCCCGCTCCCGGCGATCACCGCCGCGCTGTACGCCCGCTTCGCCTCCCGCCAGGAGGACTCCCCGGCGATGAAGATGGTCGCGGCGCTGCGCAACCAGTTCGGCGGCCACGCCGTCTCCTCGACCGAGGGGCAGCACGCCAAGGGCGCGGACTCCCCGGGCGCCGACGTCACCCCGCCCGTGGAGGCCCAGGGCTGAACCCCTCTGCGGGCACACCCCCGCCTGTACGGCCGCACAAGCCTCTCAGGGGGCCGTTGCGCGCCTGTGGCGTCTCCTTCGTCGCCCGGCGGGCGGGCGGGTCCCCAAACGCCGTACATCGCCACGGGAAGCCATCGCGGGGGGCGAGATGTGCCCATGTTGTCGTAGGGGCCCACTAATCTTCGTGAGGTGCATGTCGCCCATCTGTCGCTGACCGACTTCCGGTCCTACTCCTCCGTGGAGCTGGCCCTGGAGCCGGGGGTGACGGCGTTCGTGGGGCCCAACGGCCAGGGCAAGACCAACCTGGTCGAGGCGCTCGGCTACGTCGCGACGCTGGGCAGCTTCCGCGTGGCGACCGACGCCCCCCTCGTGCGGCAGGGCGCCGCGCGGGCGATCATCCGCTCCGTCGTGGTCCGCGACGACCGCCGCGCCCTGGTCGAGCTCGAGATCAACCCGGGCCGCGCCAACCGGGCCCGGCTCAACCGCTCCCCTGTCTCGCGGCCTCGCGACGTCCTCGGCCTGCTGCGCGTGGTGCTCTTCGCGCCCGAGGACCTCACGCTGGTGAAGGGCGATCCCTCCGACCGCCGCCGCTTCCTCGACGATCTGCTGGTCGCCCGCGCGCCGCGCTTCGCCGGCGTCCGCGCCGACTACGACCGCGTCCTCAAGCAGCGCGGCGCCCTGCTGCGCAGCGCCATGCAGACCAGGCAGGGCCGGCGCCAGAGCCCGCGCCGCCAGGATGCCGAGTCGGGCTTCTCGGCGGCCGGCGCGGGGGACGCCCTTTCCACCCTGGAGGTGTGGGACGTCCACCTCGCCAGGCACGGCGCCGAGCTGCTGGCCGCGCGGCTGGAGCTGGTCGAGGCGCTGCGCCCGTACGTGGCCGGGGCGTACGCGCTGCTCGCCCCCGCCTCGGCGCCCGCCGGCATCGCCTACCGCAGCACGTTGTCCACAGGGTCCACAGAGTCCACAGCCGAGGACGACGCGAAACCCGGCGAGGACGGCCCGCCGTCCACAGAGCCGGGCGTCCTTGTGGCCGACCGCGCGGCCCTGGAGGCGGCTCTGCGCGCGGCGCTGCTGGAGGCCCGCCCGGCCGAGCTGGAACGCGGCGTCACGCTGGTCGGCCCCCATCGCGACGATCTTTTCCTCAGCCTCGGCGAGCTTCCCGCGCGCGGCTACGCCAGCCACGGCGAGTCCTGGTCGTTCGCGCTCGCCCTGCGGCTGGCCGCCTACGACCTGCTCAGGGCCGAGGGCGGCGACCCGGTTCTGATCCTCGACGACGTCTTCGCCGAGCTCGACAGCCGCAGGCGCCGCAGCCTGGCCGGCATCGTGGCCTCCGCCGAGCAGGTGCTGATCACCGCCGCGGTGCCGGAGGACGTCCCCGCGCAGCTCGCGGGAGCCCGGTTCGACGTCGCGGAAGGGAGCGTCACCCGTGTCCGGTGATCCGGCCGCCGACAAGGCGGCGACGGGGGTGCAGTCGCCCGAGGGCCTGGCCGCGCGGGGGGCCGCCCTGGCGCGCGAGAAACTGGCCCAGGCCAAGGCGGACGCCGCCAAGCGCGGCCGCCTGCCCCGGCGCGAGCCCCGGCGCAGGTCGTCGGCGGCGCGGCGCGAGTCCGGCGACCCTCAGCTCTTCGGCCGCGCCATCCGCGACCTGCTCGCCGACCGCGGGTGGGAGCAGCCGGTCGCCGTGGGGGGCGTGTTCGGCCGCTGGCACGAGATCGTCGGCCCCGACCTCGCCGCCCACACCAAGCCCGAAACCTTCGCCGACGGAGAGGTGCTGGTCGTCGCCGACTCCACCGCCTGGGCGACGCAGGTGCGCCTGCTGGCGTCCACGCTGGTCAGACGGCTGAACGAGGAGCTGGGCGACGGTACTGTGCGGAGGGTGAAGGTGCGCGGCCCGCAGAACGGTCCGAGACCCGTGGGTGGTCTGCGCGTTACCGGAAGCAGGGGACCCGGCGACACCTACGGCTGAGCGGCCCCGCCCGCCGCGGGGCAACCCGCCGGAGCGAGGCCGTCACCCCCCGGAAA containing:
- the gnd gene encoding phosphogluconate dehydrogenase (NAD(+)-dependent, decarboxylating) — translated: MADMQIGMIGLGKMGGNMAERLRRAGHDVVGYDRDPKVSDVGGLSELVERLNTPRAVWVMVPAGDPTRATLRELGELLSPGDVVVDGGNSHYLDDQKHAEELAAKGISFVDVGVSGGVWGLRNGYALMVGGEADAVTMLMPVFEALKPEGEDGFVHAGKVGAGHFAKMVHNGIEYGVMQAFAEGWELLEATDLVTDVPATFKSWRTGTVIRSWLLDLLVRALEEDADLSELKGYAADSGEGRWTVQAAVDHAVPLPAITAALYARFASRQEDSPAMKMVAALRNQFGGHAVSSTEGQHAKGADSPGADVTPPVEAQG
- the recF gene encoding DNA replication/repair protein RecF (All proteins in this family for which functions are known are DNA-binding proteins that assist the filamentation of RecA onto DNA for the initiation of recombination or recombinational repair.), with the protein product MHVAHLSLTDFRSYSSVELALEPGVTAFVGPNGQGKTNLVEALGYVATLGSFRVATDAPLVRQGAARAIIRSVVVRDDRRALVELEINPGRANRARLNRSPVSRPRDVLGLLRVVLFAPEDLTLVKGDPSDRRRFLDDLLVARAPRFAGVRADYDRVLKQRGALLRSAMQTRQGRRQSPRRQDAESGFSAAGAGDALSTLEVWDVHLARHGAELLAARLELVEALRPYVAGAYALLAPASAPAGIAYRSTLSTGSTESTAEDDAKPGEDGPPSTEPGVLVADRAALEAALRAALLEARPAELERGVTLVGPHRDDLFLSLGELPARGYASHGESWSFALALRLAAYDLLRAEGGDPVLILDDVFAELDSRRRRSLAGIVASAEQVLITAAVPEDVPAQLAGARFDVAEGSVTRVR
- a CDS encoding DUF721 domain-containing protein, which encodes MSGDPAADKAATGVQSPEGLAARGAALAREKLAQAKADAAKRGRLPRREPRRRSSAARRESGDPQLFGRAIRDLLADRGWEQPVAVGGVFGRWHEIVGPDLAAHTKPETFADGEVLVVADSTAWATQVRLLASTLVRRLNEELGDGTVRRVKVRGPQNGPRPVGGLRVTGSRGPGDTYG
- the dnaN gene encoding DNA polymerase III subunit beta, with the protein product MMFRVDRDVLAEAVAWTARSLPARPSVPVLAGMRLEVTEKQQQLKLSGFDYEVSAEVTLELQTGDPGVVLVSGRLLAEITRALPAQPVDFVVEGAKAVVTCGSARFTLLTMPVEDYPSLPAMPPAAGRVGSDVFSSAVAQVAVAAGKDDTLPMLTGVRMEIEGDTVTLAATDRYRLAVRELKWQPDQADFSAIAMIPGRTLADTAKSLTTGAEVEIALSSTGGTGEGMIGFSSAGRRTTTRLLDPEFPKYRSLLPTEFSAHADLATSAFVEAVKRVALVAERNTPVRLAFHGGEVVLEAGSGDEAQAVEVLPVDFDGDEINIAFNHQFLLEGLGAIDSDVARLQFTTSTKPAILTGKPVDDGMTPDYRYLIMPIRLSS